A genomic segment from Limosilactobacillus sp. encodes:
- a CDS encoding tRNA (adenine(22)-N(1))-methyltransferase, producing the protein MDEKHLSRRLATVASFVPEGARMADIGSDHAYLPAALALEKKISYAVAGEVVRGPYENAVHEIKSHGLDAVIKPRLADGLAAITPADKIDTVVVAGMGGTLIAKILDEGVAKLAGVTRLILQPNVGEYRLRRWLMDHRYQIMAERIVAEDDHIYEIIVAEPSVVPFRYSDYELTFGPLLLEKKGPVFVAKWREYCQRQATVLHQMAGAKKVPVARINELKDELAMVKEALDDDHGE; encoded by the coding sequence TTGGACGAGAAACACTTATCGCGACGCCTTGCCACGGTGGCGAGCTTCGTTCCGGAGGGCGCGCGAATGGCGGACATCGGCTCCGACCATGCCTACCTGCCGGCGGCTCTGGCCCTGGAGAAGAAGATCAGCTATGCCGTGGCCGGCGAGGTGGTCCGGGGGCCATACGAAAACGCGGTCCACGAGATCAAGAGTCACGGCCTGGACGCTGTGATCAAGCCCCGGCTGGCGGACGGCCTGGCGGCAATTACGCCCGCCGATAAAATTGACACGGTAGTTGTGGCCGGAATGGGGGGCACCCTGATTGCCAAGATCTTGGATGAGGGCGTGGCCAAGCTTGCCGGTGTGACCCGCCTCATCCTCCAGCCTAACGTTGGCGAGTACCGGCTGCGGCGCTGGCTGATGGATCATCGTTACCAGATCATGGCCGAGCGGATTGTTGCAGAGGACGACCATATCTACGAAATTATCGTGGCCGAGCCGTCCGTCGTGCCCTTCCGGTACAGTGATTACGAGTTGACCTTTGGCCCGCTCCTCCTGGAAAAGAAGGGGCCGGTCTTTGTGGCCAAGTGGCGGGAATATTGTCAACGCCAGGCCACGGTGCTGCACCAGATGGCGGGGGCCAAGAAGGTGCCCGTTGCACGAATCAACGAACTGAAAGATGAATTGGCAATGGTAAAGGAGGCCCTGGATGATGACCACGGGGAATGA
- the glyQ gene encoding glycine--tRNA ligase subunit alpha: protein MTTKKLSVQDIIFTLEQYWAKQGCMLMQAYDTEKGAGTMSPYTFLRAIGPEPWSAAYVEPSRRPADGRYGQNPNRLYQHHQFQVIMKPSPDNIQDLYLGSLKELGIDPLEHDIRFVEDNWENPSMGCAGVGWEIWLDGMEVTQFTYFQVVGELQMHPVASEVTYGLERLAEYIQNVDSVYDLEWADGVLYGDIFKEPEYEHSKYSFEESNQEMLLKFFNDYEAEAKRLIKLGLVHPAYDYVLKCSHTFNLLDARGAVSVTERAGYLHRIRIMAKTIAKAFVEERRKRGFPLIHDEKLRQKTLDEYTKRAEKAKQRAAKQAAKKTKQAQKGDK from the coding sequence ATGACAACGAAAAAGCTAAGTGTCCAAGACATCATCTTTACGCTTGAACAATACTGGGCTAAGCAGGGCTGCATGCTGATGCAGGCCTACGATACCGAAAAGGGTGCCGGGACGATGAGCCCTTACACCTTCCTGCGTGCGATTGGACCAGAGCCGTGGAGCGCGGCCTATGTTGAACCATCCCGCCGGCCAGCTGATGGTCGTTACGGCCAGAACCCGAACCGGTTGTACCAGCACCACCAGTTCCAGGTGATCATGAAGCCATCACCGGACAACATCCAGGACCTCTACCTGGGCAGTCTGAAGGAACTGGGGATCGATCCGCTGGAACACGATATTCGGTTCGTGGAAGATAACTGGGAGAACCCGTCAATGGGCTGTGCCGGTGTTGGTTGGGAAATCTGGCTGGACGGGATGGAAGTCACCCAGTTCACCTACTTCCAAGTCGTCGGTGAATTGCAGATGCACCCGGTTGCTTCCGAAGTTACCTACGGGCTGGAACGGCTGGCCGAATACATCCAAAACGTTGATTCCGTCTACGACCTCGAATGGGCCGACGGGGTGCTCTACGGTGATATCTTCAAGGAACCGGAATACGAACACTCCAAGTACTCCTTTGAAGAAAGCAACCAGGAGATGCTGTTGAAGTTCTTCAATGATTATGAAGCCGAAGCCAAGCGGCTGATCAAGCTCGGCCTGGTTCACCCGGCCTACGACTACGTTTTGAAGTGCAGCCACACCTTTAACCTGCTGGACGCCCGGGGCGCGGTTTCCGTCACCGAGCGGGCTGGCTACCTGCACCGGATCCGGATCATGGCCAAGACGATCGCCAAGGCCTTTGTTGAGGAACGGCGCAAGCGTGGTTTCCCATTGATTCACGATGAAAAGTTACGGCAAAAGACCTTAGACGAATATACCAAGCGGGCTGAAAAAGCCAAGCAGCGGGCCGCAAAGCAAGCGGCTAAAAAGACCAAGCAAGCGCAAAAGGGGGACAAGTAA
- the recO gene encoding DNA repair protein RecO has product MAREITDFRGIIISRQDYRERDLLVKILTDKIGPAMFFVRGAKKRGNRLAADILPFTHGTYIGALADDGLSFINTASETHQYRHIADDLARNAYATYILSLVDHAFPDHRRIGGWFDQVAAALERIDQGVDPQAVANVIAIQLLAMFGVAPNWDQCVICGRNQWPLDFSEQYGGMLCSQHWHLDPRRLHLDRRTIYFLQRLAHANLQKIQTIKINPVTMRHIQAVVDTLYDDQVGLRLKSKHFIDQMNRLEQKMGKISSND; this is encoded by the coding sequence GTGGCCCGGGAGATAACTGACTTTCGCGGAATCATCATCTCGCGCCAGGACTACCGTGAACGCGATCTTCTGGTGAAAATCCTGACCGACAAGATCGGCCCGGCAATGTTCTTCGTCCGCGGGGCCAAGAAGCGGGGAAACCGGCTGGCGGCCGACATCCTGCCCTTTACCCACGGGACCTACATTGGCGCCCTGGCCGATGACGGGCTGAGCTTTATCAATACTGCCAGCGAGACCCACCAGTACCGGCACATCGCCGACGATCTGGCCCGCAACGCCTACGCAACCTATATTCTGTCCCTAGTCGACCACGCCTTTCCCGACCACCGGAGAATCGGTGGTTGGTTTGACCAGGTGGCCGCCGCTCTGGAACGGATCGATCAGGGGGTTGACCCCCAGGCGGTAGCCAACGTGATCGCCATTCAATTGCTGGCGATGTTCGGGGTGGCACCGAACTGGGACCAGTGCGTCATCTGCGGGCGCAACCAGTGGCCGCTGGATTTCTCCGAGCAGTACGGGGGGATGCTTTGCAGTCAGCATTGGCACCTCGATCCGCGCCGGCTTCACCTGGACCGCCGCACGATCTACTTTTTGCAACGCCTGGCCCATGCCAACCTGCAAAAAATCCAAACGATCAAGATCAATCCGGTCACGATGCGCCATATCCAGGCGGTCGTCGATACGCTCTATGACGACCAGGTCGGTCTCCGCTTGAAGAGCAAGCACTTTATCGACCAGATGAACCGCCTGGAACAAAAGATGGGGAAAATCTCTTCAAACGATTGA
- a CDS encoding aminotransferase class I/II-fold pyridoxal phosphate-dependent enzyme encodes MPELATDLQATINHKLSALNPSGIRAFDNEVSKIPGIIKLTLGEPDMNVPEHVKQAAIKSIQDNDSHYAPQAGKPELLKAISGYIKDTRGVEYDPDSEIVATVGATEALVAALFSLLNTGDKVIIPTPVFSLYFPLVAMTGATGIQVDTSADGFVLTPEHLEEVLEQNKGVKAVLLNYPTNPTGREYPEETIKGLAKVIAKHHLYVITDEIYSDLVYGVKHYSIASLIPERTLFISGLSKSHAMTGYRLGYIAGPAAIMSSIRKMHAYLVTTVTDNVQAAATEALNNGRQDPVEFRKIYQHRRDLIVDGLKKIGFELSTPEGAFYVFAKIPAQFGDDDVKFAKALAKDAKVGVTPGSAFGAGGAGYVRLSYASSDEDLKECLKRIGEFVKNLD; translated from the coding sequence ATGCCTGAATTAGCAACTGATTTACAAGCAACAATTAATCACAAGCTGAGTGCTCTGAACCCATCCGGAATCCGGGCCTTCGATAATGAGGTTTCCAAGATTCCTGGAATCATTAAGCTGACCCTGGGTGAACCGGATATGAACGTGCCGGAACACGTCAAGCAAGCAGCCATCAAGAGCATCCAAGATAACGATTCACACTATGCGCCTCAGGCCGGGAAGCCCGAACTCCTGAAGGCAATCAGTGGCTACATCAAGGATACCCGTGGAGTTGAATACGATCCGGACAGCGAAATCGTAGCAACGGTTGGTGCAACCGAGGCCCTGGTCGCAGCGCTCTTCTCCCTGCTGAACACGGGTGACAAGGTGATCATCCCGACGCCGGTCTTCTCCCTGTACTTCCCACTGGTTGCCATGACCGGTGCCACGGGGATCCAGGTTGATACTTCCGCCGATGGTTTCGTCCTGACGCCGGAACACCTGGAAGAAGTCCTGGAACAAAACAAGGGGGTCAAGGCGGTTCTCTTGAACTACCCAACCAACCCAACCGGCCGTGAATATCCAGAGGAAACCATCAAGGGCCTGGCCAAGGTCATTGCAAAGCACCACCTTTACGTCATTACCGACGAGATTTACAGTGACCTGGTTTACGGCGTTAAGCACTACTCCATTGCTTCGCTGATCCCAGAACGGACCCTGTTCATCTCTGGCCTGTCCAAGTCCCATGCTATGACCGGTTACCGGCTCGGCTACATTGCTGGCCCGGCAGCGATCATGTCCAGCATTCGGAAGATGCACGCCTACCTGGTAACGACCGTCACGGATAACGTTCAGGCAGCCGCGACCGAGGCGCTGAACAACGGTCGTCAGGATCCGGTTGAATTCCGCAAGATTTACCAGCACCGGCGTGACCTGATCGTCGACGGCCTGAAGAAGATCGGCTTCGAACTGTCGACGCCGGAAGGGGCCTTCTACGTCTTTGCGAAGATTCCAGCCCAGTTCGGTGACGACGACGTCAAGTTCGCCAAGGCACTGGCCAAGGACGCCAAGGTCGGCGTGACCCCAGGGAGTGCCTTTGGTGCCGGTGGTGCCGGCTACGTTCGGCTTTCCTACGCTTCATCTGACGAAGACCTCAAGGAATGCCTGAAGCGGATCGGCGAATTTGTGAAGAACCTCGACTAA
- the rpoD gene encoding RNA polymerase sigma factor RpoD yields the protein MAKSKKKDLVISNSENFNQQEYDTAVGKLIRQYKKQKEVKYDELNDQIAQPFELNAAGIDNLLQNVEDAGISVVDNHGDPDPRALKATEKLSQKAMKDTSAPTGVKINDPVRMYLKEIGRVNLLTADEEVQLALRIEQGDEEAKQELAEANLRLVVSIAKRYVGRGMQFLDLIQEGNMGLMKAVEKFDYRRGFKFSTYATWWIRQAITRAIADQARTIRIPVHMVETINKLIRIQRQLLQDLGREPLPEEIGAEMDMPTEKVRNILKIAQEPVSLETPIGEEDDSHLGDFIEDQDATSPADHAAYEMMKKQLENVLDTLTDREENVLRLRFGLDDGRTRTLEEVGKVFGVTRERIRQIEAKALRKLRHPSRSKQLKDFLE from the coding sequence ATGGCAAAGAGTAAGAAGAAAGACCTTGTGATTTCCAATAGCGAAAACTTCAACCAACAAGAATACGATACCGCTGTCGGGAAGCTGATTCGTCAATACAAGAAGCAAAAAGAGGTTAAGTATGACGAATTAAACGACCAGATTGCCCAACCATTCGAACTGAACGCAGCCGGAATCGACAACCTCCTGCAAAACGTTGAAGACGCCGGAATCAGCGTGGTCGACAACCACGGTGATCCGGATCCACGGGCGCTGAAAGCCACCGAAAAGCTGTCCCAAAAGGCCATGAAGGACACCTCTGCCCCAACCGGGGTTAAGATCAATGACCCGGTTCGGATGTACCTGAAGGAAATTGGCCGGGTTAACCTGCTGACGGCGGACGAAGAAGTGCAATTGGCCCTGCGGATTGAACAGGGGGACGAGGAAGCCAAGCAGGAACTGGCCGAGGCCAACTTGCGGCTGGTTGTTTCCATCGCCAAGCGCTACGTCGGCCGGGGGATGCAGTTCCTGGACCTGATCCAAGAAGGGAACATGGGACTGATGAAGGCCGTCGAGAAGTTCGATTACCGGCGGGGCTTCAAGTTCTCCACCTACGCTACCTGGTGGATTCGGCAGGCCATCACCCGGGCGATTGCTGATCAGGCCCGGACGATCCGGATTCCGGTCCACATGGTTGAGACGATCAACAAGCTGATCCGGATCCAGCGGCAATTGCTCCAGGACCTGGGACGGGAACCGCTACCGGAAGAAATCGGTGCCGAGATGGATATGCCAACCGAAAAGGTCCGCAATATCTTGAAGATCGCCCAGGAACCAGTTTCACTGGAAACCCCAATCGGTGAAGAGGACGACTCCCATCTTGGGGACTTCATCGAGGATCAGGACGCCACCAGTCCGGCTGACCACGCGGCCTACGAGATGATGAAGAAGCAGCTCGAAAACGTGCTGGACACCCTGACCGATCGGGAAGAAAATGTTCTGCGGCTGCGGTTCGGCCTGGATGACGGGCGGACCCGGACCCTGGAAGAAGTCGGCAAGGTCTTCGGGGTAACCCGGGAACGGATCCGGCAGATCGAAGCCAAGGCCCTGCGGAAGCTGCGCCACCCATCACGGTCCAAGCAGCTCAAGGACTTCTTGGAATAA
- the era gene encoding GTPase Era, with product MDNPNYKSGFVALIGRPNVGKSTLLNYIVGQKVAIMSNVAQTTRNKIQGIYTSKDAQIVFIDTPGVHKPATKLGDFMERSTMSALDEVDAVLFVVSATEKRGAGDDFIINHLKQVKQPIYLVINKIDQVSPNDLPDIVDQYKDALPFKAVVPVSALQGNNVNGLINQLVDGLPHGPQYYPEDQISDHPERFVVAEMIREKIFMLTRDEVPHSVAVDVTSIKREDEQHVHISANIVVERPGQKGIIIGKKGQMLKKIGTMARQDIERLLGDKVFLQLWVKVVPGWRDKSAMLKDYGYRNKDY from the coding sequence ATGGATAATCCAAACTACAAATCGGGCTTTGTGGCCCTCATCGGCCGGCCAAACGTCGGCAAATCAACCCTTTTGAATTACATCGTCGGCCAAAAGGTGGCGATCATGAGCAACGTTGCCCAGACGACACGCAACAAGATTCAAGGAATCTACACCAGCAAAGACGCCCAGATCGTCTTCATTGACACCCCGGGGGTTCATAAGCCGGCCACCAAGCTCGGCGACTTCATGGAGCGGTCCACGATGTCGGCTCTAGACGAAGTCGACGCCGTCCTCTTCGTGGTCAGCGCAACCGAAAAGCGGGGCGCCGGTGACGACTTTATCATTAACCACCTCAAGCAGGTCAAGCAGCCGATCTACCTGGTCATCAACAAGATCGACCAGGTCAGTCCCAACGATCTGCCGGACATCGTTGACCAGTACAAGGACGCCCTGCCCTTTAAGGCGGTCGTTCCCGTTTCGGCCCTCCAGGGGAATAACGTTAACGGCCTGATTAACCAATTGGTGGACGGCTTGCCACATGGGCCACAGTACTATCCCGAAGATCAGATTTCCGATCACCCGGAGCGCTTCGTCGTGGCCGAGATGATCCGGGAGAAGATCTTCATGCTGACGCGTGACGAGGTGCCGCATTCCGTGGCCGTCGACGTCACCTCCATCAAGCGTGAGGACGAACAGCACGTTCATATCTCCGCCAACATCGTCGTGGAGCGTCCCGGCCAAAAGGGAATCATCATCGGCAAGAAGGGTCAGATGCTCAAGAAAATCGGGACCATGGCCCGGCAAGACATTGAACGCTTGCTTGGCGACAAGGTATTCCTCCAGCTCTGGGTCAAGGTTGTTCCCGGCTGGCGGGACAAGTCGGCAATGCTGAAGGATTACGGCTACCGCAACAAGGACTACTAA
- a CDS encoding Nif3-like dinuclear metal center hexameric protein, whose protein sequence is MTTGNELIERFEKFASPALAESWDHVGLQVGNPDRPIKRLMTTLDVRPEIVQEAIDNQVDFIFAHHPIMFHPARDLDTRNPQNAMYAQLLAHQITVYAAHTNLDTANGGMNDWLAKQLGLTNCQPLVPAGTDPVSGEPVGMGRIGDFAGSMNAAAFARYCMRIFKVPGLRLITNPADSTRQIHRVAVLGGAGQDFYDRAVNLGADAYVTGDVSYHFAHDMIANHLTVVDPGHHIEAVSEHGLAELIRGWQKDYGWDFDLIENRINTDPFTFVTAQN, encoded by the coding sequence ATGACCACGGGGAATGAACTGATTGAACGTTTTGAAAAGTTTGCTAGCCCGGCCCTAGCCGAAAGCTGGGACCACGTTGGCCTCCAGGTCGGCAATCCGGACCGGCCGATCAAGCGCCTGATGACGACTTTGGACGTGCGCCCGGAGATCGTGCAGGAGGCGATTGATAACCAGGTGGACTTCATCTTTGCCCACCACCCGATCATGTTTCACCCGGCCCGTGACCTGGACACCCGCAACCCGCAGAACGCGATGTACGCTCAGCTGCTGGCCCACCAGATCACGGTTTACGCGGCCCACACCAACCTTGACACGGCTAACGGCGGGATGAACGATTGGCTGGCCAAGCAGTTGGGGTTGACTAATTGCCAGCCCCTGGTGCCAGCCGGCACGGACCCAGTTTCGGGTGAACCGGTTGGAATGGGTCGGATCGGTGACTTTGCTGGTTCGATGAATGCGGCCGCCTTTGCTCGTTACTGCATGCGGATCTTTAAAGTACCCGGGCTGCGCCTGATCACGAATCCCGCCGACTCAACGCGGCAGATTCACCGGGTGGCCGTTCTGGGCGGCGCCGGGCAGGACTTTTACGACCGGGCGGTGAATCTGGGTGCCGACGCCTACGTTACCGGTGACGTCAGCTACCACTTTGCCCACGACATGATCGCTAACCACCTGACCGTCGTGGATCCCGGCCACCACATCGAGGCGGTGAGTGAACACGGCTTGGCGGAATTAATCCGCGGCTGGCAGAAGGATTACGGTTGGGACTTCGATCTGATCGAGAATCGGATCAATACCGACCCGTTTACCTTCGTCACCGCGCAGAACTGA
- the dnaG gene encoding DNA primase — MARIPREMIDQIRNSVDISDVIGQYVQLRRAGKNLTGLCPFHEEQTPSFSVSVEKQFYHCFGCGRSGNVFQFLMDYKHIGFVEAVQEVAKLGNVQLPSQYAELESHQEASAPANSEAGKLLDLHEKAMQLYHHILLNTPAGEPARNYLQKRGMSAELIERFGIGFAPAQRILTPFCQQQKLDYQLMRKSGLFTENHEGQLQDRFVERVMFPIRNRQGKVIAFSGRLLNTQQTDLPKYLNSPETPIFNKRRTLFNLDLAKKAARQDGRLYLFEGFMDVISAFGAGVENGIASMGTSFTEEQVQIINRTTGQLDICYDGDSAGQNAIDRAISLVNDHQDGRLQVRVVQLPAGIDPDEFVQQRGAERFRAYVKEQEETTTDFYLRFLRNGKNLNNQQELFRYLEGALKEIAHLKTPLEQDMYLGRLADEFKLDKAALLSQLHQLQGTMRQRPAAPAEAYRQQAAVSYAPPVQEKTATVDRTELAEQILLRYMLHDSNVWSHVRARDGFHFVHEKYESLYMVATSYFSEYGDYNPARFLDYLADYPELRTALSQLEQLNVNPAPEMQLIDDCLQIITEQTPLREQIKKVKSQLKEASTLNNTELTTQLTIELVKLLKKQQQYKAEETK; from the coding sequence ATGGCCAGAATACCACGTGAGATGATTGATCAAATACGTAATTCCGTTGATATTAGTGACGTGATCGGCCAGTACGTTCAGTTGCGCCGGGCGGGCAAGAACCTGACCGGCCTCTGCCCCTTTCACGAGGAGCAGACCCCGTCGTTTTCGGTCAGCGTGGAGAAGCAGTTTTACCACTGCTTTGGTTGCGGCCGCAGCGGGAATGTCTTCCAGTTCCTAATGGATTACAAGCACATTGGTTTTGTCGAAGCCGTCCAAGAGGTAGCCAAGCTCGGTAATGTCCAGCTGCCAAGTCAGTATGCTGAGCTGGAGTCGCACCAAGAAGCCAGCGCACCGGCAAATAGTGAGGCCGGAAAGCTCTTGGACCTCCACGAGAAGGCCATGCAGCTCTACCATCACATTTTGCTCAACACGCCCGCTGGGGAACCGGCTCGCAACTACTTGCAAAAGCGGGGGATGAGTGCGGAGCTGATTGAACGCTTCGGGATCGGCTTTGCACCGGCCCAGCGGATCCTGACGCCCTTTTGCCAGCAACAAAAACTGGACTACCAGCTGATGCGCAAGTCGGGCCTGTTCACTGAGAATCACGAGGGCCAGCTGCAGGATCGCTTCGTGGAGCGAGTGATGTTTCCGATCCGCAATCGCCAGGGCAAGGTGATCGCCTTTTCCGGCCGACTCTTAAACACTCAGCAGACCGACCTGCCAAAGTACCTCAATAGCCCGGAGACGCCGATCTTTAACAAACGCCGGACCCTGTTCAACCTGGACCTCGCCAAGAAGGCGGCCCGCCAGGATGGTCGACTCTACCTTTTTGAGGGATTCATGGACGTGATTTCGGCCTTTGGCGCTGGCGTTGAGAACGGCATTGCCTCGATGGGAACCAGCTTTACCGAGGAGCAGGTTCAGATTATCAACCGGACGACGGGTCAGCTCGACATCTGCTACGACGGGGATTCCGCCGGGCAAAACGCCATCGATCGGGCAATCAGCCTGGTCAACGACCACCAGGATGGCCGCCTGCAGGTGCGGGTTGTCCAGCTGCCGGCCGGAATTGATCCGGATGAATTCGTCCAGCAGCGGGGTGCTGAACGCTTCCGGGCCTACGTTAAGGAACAGGAGGAGACCACCACTGACTTCTACCTGCGATTCCTGCGCAACGGCAAGAATCTGAATAACCAGCAGGAGTTGTTCCGCTACCTGGAGGGGGCTCTCAAGGAAATTGCCCATCTCAAGACGCCCCTGGAACAGGATATGTACCTGGGCCGGCTGGCGGATGAGTTTAAGCTCGACAAGGCGGCCCTGTTAAGTCAGTTGCACCAGCTGCAGGGGACTATGCGGCAGCGACCGGCAGCTCCGGCCGAGGCCTATCGGCAGCAGGCAGCGGTCAGCTACGCGCCACCGGTTCAGGAAAAGACGGCAACGGTTGACCGGACGGAATTAGCGGAGCAGATCCTATTGCGCTACATGCTCCACGACTCCAATGTCTGGAGCCATGTTCGGGCACGCGATGGTTTTCACTTTGTTCACGAAAAGTACGAGTCGCTCTACATGGTGGCGACGAGCTACTTTTCCGAATATGGCGATTACAATCCGGCCCGCTTTCTGGACTACCTCGCCGATTATCCGGAATTGCGGACGGCGCTGAGCCAGCTTGAGCAGCTAAACGTCAACCCAGCCCCCGAGATGCAACTGATCGATGATTGCCTGCAGATCATTACCGAGCAGACGCCGCTCCGGGAGCAGATCAAGAAAGTAAAGTCCCAGTTAAAGGAAGCCAGCACGCTAAACAATACTGAACTAACGACCCAGCTCACGATTGAGCTCGTTAAGTTATTAAAGAAGCAACAACAGTACAAAGCGGAGGAGACTAAATAA
- the glyS gene encoding glycine--tRNA ligase subunit beta translates to MANSYLLEVGVEEMPAHVVTPSIKQLHQRVADYLKEERISFDSIKEFATPRRMALLISGLGDKQPDIDESVKGPAKKIAQDQDGNWTKAAIGFTRGQGATVDDIEFKEVKGVEYVFVEKHIAGKSVAEVLQGLPDVITAMNFPTLMRWGYNNLQFIRPIRWLVSLLNDQVVPFKILDVEAGRTTRGHRFLGHDVELKQATDYEDALQADFVIADQAKRKQIITDQIDAIVKKNDWVINKDADLLEEVNNLVEWPTAFAGSFDPKYLALPDPVLITSMKDNQRFFYLRDHDGKLLPHFIAVRNGNSDYLDNVIKGNERVLVPRLEDAKFFYDEDQKITIDEYVERLKRVSFHDKISSMYDKMQRVAVIAQLLGNHLGLSDEELADLDRAAHIYKFDLTTQMVGEFAELQGIMGEIYAQLFGEKDDVAVAIREHYMPISAEGALPETKIGAVLAIADKLDSIISFFAVGMIPSGSNDPYALRRQAFGIVRIINARNWHLPLMGIQPELAAAFKQAGIELPYALDENKGQVRAFFLDRLKQLFSGEKLRHDITDAVTDTKADDIANVIEAAQAIDAHKDDADFKETIEALTRVLRIAKKGKFGAEITVDPALFVNPSEKKLYDAVAAVQAAAAGRTVAENFAALRSLAPVISEYFDENMIMDKDEAVRRNRLAQLTILARLAALVGNLDDLIVK, encoded by the coding sequence ATGGCTAACTCATATTTACTCGAAGTCGGCGTTGAAGAAATGCCTGCCCACGTGGTGACGCCAAGCATTAAGCAGCTGCACCAACGGGTTGCCGACTATCTGAAGGAAGAACGAATTTCCTTCGACTCAATTAAGGAATTTGCAACGCCACGGCGGATGGCACTCTTGATCTCGGGACTGGGTGACAAGCAGCCCGACATTGACGAATCCGTCAAGGGCCCGGCCAAGAAGATTGCCCAGGATCAGGATGGCAACTGGACCAAGGCGGCCATCGGATTTACCCGTGGTCAGGGGGCCACGGTCGACGACATCGAGTTCAAGGAAGTCAAGGGCGTTGAATACGTCTTCGTTGAAAAGCACATTGCCGGCAAGTCGGTTGCCGAAGTGCTCCAGGGACTGCCGGATGTCATCACGGCCATGAACTTCCCAACCCTGATGCGCTGGGGGTACAACAACCTGCAATTTATCCGGCCGATCCGCTGGCTGGTCTCCCTGCTCAACGACCAGGTAGTGCCGTTTAAGATCCTGGACGTGGAAGCCGGCCGGACCACCCGCGGCCACCGTTTCCTGGGTCACGATGTTGAACTCAAGCAGGCCACCGATTACGAGGACGCTCTGCAGGCCGACTTTGTCATTGCCGACCAGGCTAAGCGCAAGCAAATCATCACCGACCAGATCGACGCGATTGTTAAGAAGAACGATTGGGTAATCAACAAGGACGCCGACCTCTTAGAAGAGGTTAATAACCTGGTTGAATGGCCAACTGCCTTTGCCGGTTCCTTTGACCCGAAGTACCTGGCCCTGCCTGATCCGGTCCTGATTACCTCAATGAAGGACAACCAGCGCTTCTTCTATCTGCGTGATCATGACGGCAAGCTCCTGCCACACTTCATCGCTGTTCGCAACGGGAACAGTGACTACCTGGACAACGTTATCAAGGGGAACGAACGGGTGCTGGTTCCACGGCTAGAAGATGCCAAGTTCTTCTACGATGAAGACCAGAAGATCACGATCGACGAGTATGTTGAACGCCTCAAGCGGGTCAGCTTCCACGACAAGATCAGCTCGATGTATGACAAGATGCAGCGGGTTGCTGTGATCGCCCAGCTGTTGGGGAACCACCTCGGCCTGAGTGATGAAGAACTGGCCGACCTTGACCGGGCCGCTCACATCTACAAGTTCGACCTGACGACGCAGATGGTCGGTGAATTCGCCGAGCTGCAGGGGATCATGGGTGAAATCTACGCCCAGCTCTTCGGCGAAAAGGATGACGTGGCCGTGGCCATCCGGGAACACTACATGCCGATTTCCGCTGAGGGTGCCCTGCCGGAGACGAAGATCGGGGCTGTTCTGGCAATTGCCGACAAGCTCGACAGCATCATCTCCTTCTTTGCCGTCGGGATGATCCCGAGCGGCTCCAACGACCCATACGCTCTGCGGCGCCAGGCCTTTGGGATCGTGCGGATCATCAACGCCCGCAACTGGCACCTGCCGCTGATGGGCATCCAACCGGAACTGGCGGCCGCCTTCAAGCAGGCCGGCATCGAACTGCCGTACGCACTGGACGAAAACAAGGGCCAGGTCCGTGCCTTCTTCCTCGACCGCTTGAAGCAGCTCTTCAGTGGTGAAAAGCTGCGTCACGATATCACCGACGCGGTTACCGATACTAAGGCCGACGACATTGCCAACGTGATCGAGGCCGCTCAGGCAATCGATGCCCACAAGGACGACGCCGACTTCAAGGAAACGATCGAGGCCCTGACGCGGGTTCTGCGGATCGCCAAGAAGGGGAAGTTCGGTGCGGAGATCACGGTTGATCCGGCACTCTTCGTCAACCCGTCCGAAAAGAAGCTCTATGACGCCGTGGCTGCCGTTCAAGCAGCCGCAGCCGGCCGGACTGTCGCTGAAAACTTCGCCGCCCTGCGTTCACTGGCACCGGTGATCAGTGAATACTTCGACGAAAACATGATCATGGACAAGGACGAGGCGGTTCGGCGCAACCGGCTGGCCCAGCTGACCATCCTGGCCCGGCTGGCAGCACTGGTTGGGAACCTGGACGACCTGATTGTGAAGTAA